The following DNA comes from Nerophis ophidion isolate RoL-2023_Sa linkage group LG16, RoL_Noph_v1.0, whole genome shotgun sequence.
GAGATCAGCGAGCAGATGTTCCGCTCAGGATTCCACCTGTGCGCCAAGGAGGTCCTCCACTACCTGGCGTGTCAAGACGCCAGTCGGGACCTGGCGCCGTCCCACGTCATCAGCCACATCCACAAGGTGGCTTCCGAGGTCCTCCAGCAACCAAGCGACGCCGTCCCCCAGAGTTCGGAGAAACCGACGCAAAGTACCGACCAGGCCCCGAGATCCGCCGAGGGCGCGGCCAGGAACTGTGTCCCCGTCATCCGAAGGACTTACCCCAGCGGGACGGGGGAGCAGAGCGGCAGCGACACGGACACCGACAGCGGCTACGGGGGCGAACACGACAAGCGCGACGCCAAAGCGCGGTGGTCGGCCGGCCGCGGGAAGGACGGCGAAGCCAAACGGACAGTCGACGGCGTCAAGAACGAGGGGGAGGAGCCCGGCGCCAAGAGATCGAGGTTTGACTCCGAAGACGCACCGACGTCCGACGGCGGCCCCGGCAGCTACGTGACTTTCTCGCCCAATCAGCAGCGGCCGCTCTGCCTCCCCTTCTACCTCCTGCCTCCCGCCGCCGCCGCCTACCTGCCCTTGCTGGAGAAGTGCTGGTACCCGGCGGGCATGCCGGCCGTCTACCCCGGCGTGGCAGACGCGGTGACCATGGACGCTCCCGTCCTCCACAAAGCTTTCAAACAGCACACCCCGCCTTTAACCTCGGACGCCAAAGAGTAGGAGACCTCCTGCTTTGGCGTGATGGACACGGAAGTTCTAGAAGACAAACTTTCACTGGCTGTGCTCAGACGGCGCTCCGGAACACTGTGGAACCCTGACGAGTGTGCTTAGGGGATTTACTCCTGGTTTTTGGACCACTGTTGTGTTGAATGTTAACCCAGAATGTAAGggacaaaaaaaaacttgatgtTCCGACGCTGCCGATCACGATACCGACCATCCATGAGTAAGATACCAACACCGATCACAAGTATCAACTGTACATTTTTCTATTATATCGAGTGCTTTTGACAGTTTTGACAATATCAACCAAATATTTCAACTGGTTCCTTATTCTCTATAATTACATACAATTGTCAATAGAACAAGATAACTAAACAATAATGAAAAACtgttgattaattgaaacttttattagtagatttcacagttcagtacatattccgtacaattgaccactaaatggtaacacccgaataagtttttcaacttgttgaagtcggggtccacgttagtcaattcatggtaaactactatctggcaaggcaaggcaactttattaatatagcacagtggtccccaaccaccgggccgtggcccgattagtaccgggccgcggaataattttttattaaattttatttttatttttttattttcttaaatatatatatatatatagtgttagtcgaacctcggattcaggagaaacagtgtggttttcgtcctggtcgtggaactgtggaccagctctatactctcggcagggttcttgagggtgcatgggagtttgcccaaccatgtgctttgtggacttggagaaggcattcgaccgtgtccctcgggaagtcctgtggggagtgctcagagagtatggggtgtcggactgtgttattgtggcgatccgctccctgtacgatcagtgccagagcttggttcgcattgccggcagtaagtcgaacacatttccagtgagggttggactccgccaaggctgtcctttgtcaccgattctgttcataacttttatggacagaatttctaggcgcagtcaaggcgttgaggggttccggtttggtaaccgcaggattaggtctctgctttttgcagatgatgtggtcctgatggcttcatctgaccgggatcttcagctctcgctggatcgatttgcagccgagtgtgaagcgaccggaatgagaatcagcacctccgagtccgagtccatggttctcgcccggaaaagggtggaatgccatctccgggttggggaggagaccctgccccaagtagaggagttcaagtacctaggagtcttgttcacgagtgagggaagagtggatcgtgagatcgacaggcggatcggtgcggcgtcttcagtaatgcggacgttgtaccgatccgttgtggtgaagaaggagctgagccggaaggcaaagctctcaatttaccggtcgatctacgttcccatcctcacctatggtcatgaactttgggtcatgactgaaaggataagatcacgggtacaagcggccgaaatgagtttcctccgccgtgtggcggggctctcccttagagatagggtgagaagctctgccatccgggaggaactcaaagtaaagccgctgctcctccacatcgagaggagccagatgaggtggttcgggcatctggtcaggatgccacccgaacgcctccctagggaggtgtttagggcacgtccaaccggtaggaggccacggggaagacccaggacacgttgggaagactatgtctcccggctggcctgggaacgcctcgggatcccccgggaagagctagacgaagtggctggggagagggaagtctggttttccctgcttaggctgttgcccccgcgacccgacctcggataagcggaagatgatggatggatggatatatatatatattttttttaatttaatccacataaaaaatacaatatacactcacaattagtgcaccaaccacaaaaacctccctttttcatgacaaaagaaaaaaaaaggatcaagcaaggtttttttttttcatagtctgatttatttttatagtggggaagaaatttggcgtgacagcctgttattcttctagctcccatgctagctctttgcttTTGCCTTTTGTACTCTtgagcaagttttttttttttttcatagtctgatttatttttgtagggggggaagaaatttggcgtgacagctgtcTCTCGGCGTGAAACGTGTTGAgcttaatgataaataataacaatatttaaaaatgcaGTCTATTTGCCGTAATGGAggtggttattattattatgattattaatgttattgtataGCCTCACATAATTTTACTGCTAGCGGCTTGTCAACCAGAGAGTATCGGTGTTGGTAATCGGCGTTAAAAGGCCTACTTTTTCACGGAAATGGTCCCAATGTGTCGGCAGGATGTATTTGCACACATGAATGTAAGGAGTGAACAGAACGGCTGTAGATACCGCTTGTATAGATCTACTGATATATATCGCCACTCACCAGCCGGCCATCTGGGGGATCGATCCGCATCGGTGATTGATGATCagaacttgtttttttatttttgtttcctcCAACATTTGTGTTTCTACTACTCGTACATCTCTATTTTTGATACGTGACCTAATGAGTGTATTTGCGGTGGCGGTTGTAGCCGTGTGTTGTATGCCAGGAGTGTACaaagcttgttgttgttgttgttttccaccCGTATCGCAGCTACCCTCCATTTCCAGTCTGATATCAGCTCATGATGCCTTTTGCCTCATTTAGCGTGCACACTGAGGATTGTTAACGTGTTTGCTTTACATGCGGCAAAGAGAGTGAATGTAAAGAAAATAGTTTTATATGTAGAGAGGTACTAGGGGatgatgttttcatgtccgcattttgtaaaatattaaagtattaataaagcagttttttgttttttttccttcccaGAGTCTGGTCTCCCGCCGGCTCTCCCCAACAAGGTGCTTACATAAGGCTTACATAAGCCATGAGGCAGGCGAGCGGCTGTAAATCGACGCGTGTCTTCGATTAGCAGCTGCAAACGTCTCCTTCACATAGGAAAGACGTCTCAGGGGACAATCTGTAAATCTTGTTTCACGTCTTTATGGGATTTATTTTTAAGACAGGAttacataaacatttacaaatactGAAATGACGACTTTAACCTTCAACTTTACCCGGTCATGATTTGGTTTTTCAGCATGCATATGATACATGTCTGAAAAAGAGTACAAAATAAGTACTTGTTTGGTGGTACCATTTTTTTGTGTCGTCAAACACTATTGTAAAATTAAAACTTTATACTTAATATTAGTTTATTCACATATTTTGTAGCCGACATAGAACAGTAAACTTTGGCTGTATTTTTCCATTATTTTTTCGTTCAtttacatacatagatgtatgtatgtatgtatatttatatatatatatatatatgtatatgtatatatatatatgtatatatatatatatatatgtatatatatatataggtatatatatatatatatatatgtatatatatatatatatacctatatatatatgtgtatgtatagttatatatatatatgtatgtatatatgtatgtatgtatatatatatatataaatatgtatgtaggtgttggaaaaatcacaagactacttcatctctacagaactgtttcatgaggggttccctcaatcatcagattaaaaaaaaaaaatctgattgagggaacccctcatgaaacagttctgtagagatgaagtagtcttgtgatttttcccacacctacatatatatatatatatatatatatatacacacacacacatacgcatatgtgtatatgaatatggatacatgtatattatatcagtggtccccaaccaccgggccgcaggagaattttttattcatttttattatggggcggcatggctcgtttggtggagtggccgtgccggcgactttggggttgcgggttcgattccccgcttctgccatcctagttgtgaattatattttttatttatatagcgcttttctctagtgactcaaagcgctttacatagtgaaacccaatatctaagttacatttaaaccagtgtgggtggcactgggagtaggtgggtaaagtgtcttgctcaaggacacaacggcagtgactaggatggcgtaagcgggaatcgaacctgcaaccctcaatttgctggcacggccactctaccaaccgagctataccgcccggttactgccgttgtgtccttgggcaagacacttttgcccacctgctcccagtgccacccacactggttgaaatgtaacttagatattgggttttactatgtaaaagcgctttgagtcactagagaaaggcgctataaaaatataaaatatttaaatcacattaaaaaaaaaaaaattgcatacttgccgaccgcccggagatGTCCAGTAGATTTCCAAATTTCAGTGTCTCTCTCAGAAATTTCCCgggtaaacatttttcgattttcacccagacatcaactttgcgggagtgccgtgatgacaatgcctcgaacaccctttctagatgtcatcgcgccaggattttcaccatgctatctgcgtgccggccggccggtcacattttggatgcgacctctatctgaacgcatacgctactgtaaggcatacttgttcaacagccatacaggtcacactgagggttgtgatatacaactttaacactcttactaatatgcgccacactgtgaacccacaccaaacaagaatgacaaacacatttcgggagaaccacctcactataacacaacataaacacgacaaaacaaatacccagaatcccatgtatccctgactcttccgggatactttatacaccccgcccacctcaaccgatgcacggatGGGTGGGGTGGGGagtgggttggtggtagctgggtgtataatgtagcccggaagagtaggggatacatgggattctgggtatttgttctgtcgtgtttatgttgtgttatagtgcggaatCTCTTCACCCCTTGTTGCAGTGACCTATTCTGTGACATTATCACTGATAATGTCACAAAATAAATTTTGTGATTAATCATACTTgatttatgcaatattttttgttataaGTTCATGCAATAAATGTGACGGCCCTAAAATAAACGAATAAAGTTTACGGACCATTTTTGAGAAATAATCAGTGCATGTTATGTGAAGACAAATGACTTAGTTAAATAATTCTAAttccacttgtccagggtgtaccccaacttttgcccaaatgcagctggtgtaggctccagcaccctcgcgaccccgagtggtagaaaatggctggatgaaATTGTAATGCCTTATAAGTATCTTATCTTAATTCTAATTAGACGTACTATTTTTTTTAGTATTGTGCATGTGTTCACgtgttttaaatttcattttaccCCTAAATTGTAACGATATAAAGATCGATTCATCCTTTGTCAATCTTAATATTTGTTTGTAACTAACACTTGTCCATGATTGGTGTGTGTGACTACTGAGCTATCCGCCATATTGCAAGTAGGAAAAAAGAAGggcaagataataataataataatatttgattggtatataacaggggtcaccaacacggtgcccgcgggcaccaggtagcccgtaaggaccagatgagtcgcccgctggcctgttctaaaaatagcagcacttaccagtgagctgcctctattttttaaattgtatttatttactagcaagctggcctcgctttgctcgacatttttaattctaagagagagaaaactcaaatagaatttgaaaatccaagaaaatattttaaagacttggtcttcacttgtttaaataaattattattttttttttttttactttgcttcttttaactttcagaaggacaaatttagagaaaaaatacaacctgaaaaatgattttaggatttttaaacacatataacttgtTACCTTATaaattccttttctttcctgacaatttaaatcaatgttcaagtacatttatttttttaattgtaaagaataataaatacattttaatttaattcttcattttagcttctgttttttcgacgaagaatatttgtgaaatattttttcaaacttattattaaaattcccaaaaataattctggcaaatctagaaaatatttgaatataattaaaatcttatttcaaagtcttttgaattactttaaaaatttttgttctggaaaatctagaagaaataatgatttgtctttgttagaaatatagcttggtccaatttgttatatattctaacaaaatgcagattggattttaacctatttaaaacatgtcatcaaaattttaaaattaatcttaatcaggaaaaattactaatgatgttccataaactcttttttaaattttttcaaaaacattcgaattagctagtttttgtcttctttttttcggttgaattctgCATTTTAAAGGttccaaattgaagataaactatgtttaaaaatgtaattgtaatttttttcctgttttctcctcttttaaaccgttcaattaagtgtttttttcatcatttattccctacaaaaaaccttccgtaaaaggaaaaaaatgcacgacggaatgacggataaaaataccctttttttaaaaaatgaaaaataaaaatatatatatatatatgtgtgtgtgtgtgtgtgtgtgtgtatatatatatatatatatatagatatatatatatatatgtatagctttatttattaaaggtaaattgagcaaattggctatttctggcaatttatttaagtgtgtatcaaactggtagcccttcgcattaatcagtacccaagaagtagctcttggtttcaaaaaggttggtgacccctggtatttaagtagtagttgtagttgtagttgtagtagtggcCTTTTTTGACCTTGCAAAGCAaaatgttaatttaaaaaaatgaagccACAAATAAAACATCCTGTTGCAGTGAGAGCAAGAGATTGAAGCCTTTTGTTTAATCTAAAGTTTGAATGTATAGTGAAATATGAAATATTAGCCACATGAATAAACCACAgttagttttcttattcaattaTTGGCTTCCTTCTCAGCACAAAATGGAACTTTACCACCATCTAGTGGCCTACCGGTGCATTGCTCATTATTtgacattattttctttcatGTCTGACTTAAACAAGATAATATTAGCTTGTGAAAATGCTCCTTTTTAATcacttttttttcatatatttctTATCAGAAAGTCCTATCTACAAACAGGAtgaatatattttgtatttttgtggaaaaaacagCTGCTTGTGTTACTGATTCTGCGGGGGAAACCGTCaagtgatcaatcaatcaatcaatgtttatttatatagccctaaatcactagtgtctcaaagggctgcacaaaccacaacgacatcctcagtagagcccacataaggaaaaggaaaactcaccccagtgggatgtcggtgacaatgacaatgatgactagattagattagatagattagataatactttttttattccgtcaggagagttccttcaggaaaattacaattttcagcacaatcccattcaagatcagacaaacattacagggagacagaacaggatcgctgacgggtggggggagaaaaaaaatagaagattaaaataaaataaaaaaataaaaaatcggtcttagcctaggccctggagtgggggtgcagactgaggccaagggaaaagaacaactcatagccatagtacacatcccagtgtccagtccgcatggatgagcgaggatacgtccaaggtgactgaggtgtccgacacctgctcacccagtcaagactatgagaaaccttggcgaggaccgcatatgtgggcaatatatatatatatatatatatatatatatatatatatatatatatatatatatatgtatatttatataatatatatatatatatatatatatatatatatatatatttatttatttcagctgcattcggggggaaggtggggtacatatttacatatatataaatatatatatatatatatatatttatatatatatataaatatatatatatatatatatatatatatatatatacatccatcacacatccattttctaccgcttgtcccttttttggggggggccacggggggacgctggagcctatctcagctgcatttgggcggaaggtggggtatatatatatatatatatatatatatatatatatatacatatatatatatatatatatatatatccattttttttccatccatttcctaccgcttattcccttttggggtcgcggggggcgctggcgcctatctcagctacaatcgggcggaaggcggggtacaccctggacaaatcgccacctcatcgcagggccaacacagatagacagacaatattcacactcacattcacacactagggaccatttagtgttgccaatcaacctatccccaacctatatatatatatatatatatatatatatatatgtatatatatatatatatatactgtatgtatatatatatgtcttgattggattatccagagaataatgctcgataccgtggtagagcgcaatatgtatgtgtgggaaaaatcacaggatgattgagggaacccctcatgaaacagttctgtagagatgaagtagtcttgtgatttttcccacacctacatacatatttatatatgtatgtatatatatatatataactatacatacacatatatatatatgtatatatatatacatatatatatatatatatatatatatatatatatatatatatatatatatatatatatatatatatatatatatatatatatatacacacacatccatttcctaccgcttgtcccttttttgggggggccgcggggggttgctggagcctatctcagctgcattcggccggaaggtggggtacacacacacatatatatatatatatatatatatatatatatatatatatatatatatatatatatatatagccatagCCTCACACCAGTTCAGTAAATcatttaaatttggaacacagcatcatagttttcacagctttttggttgttagaggtggaGAAGTTTAACGTAGAGTTCTATttatttttaaaggcacaaaacacAGGTTGAGTATTGAGAaagttacatttatgaatataaaacatagccaatagtataatgaggttgcaaaggcaaaattcctttaaaaaatgttttcatacggtgtaaatccaaatagcacataAGTACACatctgcaatgagatggcgacttgtccatggtacCGCCCAAatacagttgagataggctccagcctatttcatgggacaagcggtagtaaatggatggatggacataataTACACACGATTCTCCCTCTCTTTTTACACGGCAATGACACTTCCTTATTATCCACCAATCACAGTCCCACTCATGCTGAGGTGCATTCACGAACACCGGAATTACGACCATCAATATTACGAGACAATATAACAAATATATCTTATTAAGATGTGTTCGTTTTAGAAGCAAGAATGACACTGATGTTGCCTGAACCTTATCCAACATGCATCCAGAGATTATTTAGCACCTTTACCacctgttttggacttgtgaaagtgAAAGCACTTGATCACTATGGCATCTGTCGTTTCATCCTAGACAATATTCATGATAaatgtgtgctttgttttaaagatgtgctatttggatttacactatttgaaaaacattttgaaaaggaattttacctgtgcaacctcattatactaagTTTTAAATTCATAAATTTAAGTTTCTCAAGACCCGACGTGTTTTTTGTGCCTCTTAAAAATAATTATAACTCTaatttaaaacactctctacctctaacaacaaaaaagctgagaacactatgatgctgtgttccaaatttggattatttacggaatttgtgtgagcctatggctttacatcttgttacacacacacacacacacacacacacacacacacacacacacacacacacacacacacacacacacacacacacacacacacacacgcacacacatatatatatataaggggtgatagatttgaatacgaatcgtgattatcacgttgtgcgattcagggtcgattgtcatttttttaaaatagatttttatttttttattttattattttttttttttatcaatccaacaaaacaatacacagcaataccataacaatgcaatccaattccaaacccaaatctgacccagcaacactgcaaTAAATGTCAGGTTTGCCaccgacagtttgtttgtgttttagtttctcctctgtgtgtttagtatttcctgtccttagttcctgtcagcactcttattttggttcagcttcctgtttgtctctctgagtgctttgtttcccctcacctttggctgattggcacctggccacacctgatgtcaatcaaccaggtcctattttacctgctttgttcctccagtcagtgctggattattgatttgtcgatgtcacttcttgtcgctctggtcatatattatcgctcctgtcgtatcgtaccttgtcgtgtctttgcagcgtagcggtaagctatattcgtttgatgtttgtagcttactgttttttgttccctgcttccagtttgttctttcgttttacaagtacgacttctgtttcctgctagatacctgttagcttccacgctaggccttttgtttgttatccgcccacgtgcgcgctttttgtttgaaccatttgtttgtttttgtcttagtatttttattaattcatgttttcctgcaaaatgccctccttcatctctgcatcttggagttcgacaataaacagagcaattgaggagacacaaacacgacacagaacaaacaaaagtagtgaaacaaatgtgaatattatcaacaacagtatcaatattagttataatttcagcatagcagtgattaaaaatccctcattgacattatcattagacatttatacattaaaaaaaaaaagaatagtgtcacagtggcttacacttgcatcgcatctcataagcttgacaacacactgtgtctaatattttcacaaagataaaataagtcatatttttggttcgtttaaaagttaaaacaaatctacattattgcaatcagttgataaaacattgtcctttacaattataaaagctttttacaaaaatctactactctgctagcatgtcagcagactggggtagatcctgctgaaatcctatgtattgaatgaatacagaatcgttttaaatcaggaaaaaaatcatttttgaatcgagaatcgtgatgaattgaaaaaatcgatatattatcgaattgcgaccccaagaattgatattgaatcaaatcgtgggacagccaaaaattcgcagccctaatatatatatatatatcattctattttagttacttttagtCTACAACCCCggggcgctgttttgtactgtttctgtattTGTGCTGATTATAATGATTATTTCTTGATtttatgtaaatgttgcataCTATAAATACAactttataaaagaaaaaaaatatcaaacacTACTTtagaaaaagtaatgttttacgtGCAGCCATTCTTAAAAATGTATTGTTAAGTTTATGAGTGATGTTCAAGCAGTTTAAAAAGGACATTTTAGACGACCTGCTCCAAATGTTTGTCGTTCGTATCTCTTCGGAAAACGCTAAGATAAATCATTAATTATGCGTATTGAGGTAACGTCGATTAGGTTGGTACTTAACTGGTGTGTACATGttatttaaaccagtggttctcaaatgggggtacttgaaggtatgccaaggggtacgtgagattttttttttaaatattctaaaaatagcaacaattccaaaatcttttataaatatatctattgaaaaGTATTTCAACAAataatgaatgtaagttcataaactgtgaaaagaaatgcaacaatgcaatattcagtgttgacagctagattttttggtggacatgttccataaatattgataaagatttctttttttgtgaagaaatgtttagaatgaagttcatgaatccagatggatctctattacaatccccaaagaggacactttaagttgatgattacttctatgtgtagaaatctttatttaatcacttgtttatttttcaacaagtttttagttattttttatatccttttttccaaatagtttaagaaagagcaatatttattttttttttttttttttttattaaatcaacacaaaaacacacaaaatacactttccatcagtgcatcaaccccccaaagaaaacccctccctcccccattcacacccagccacacaaaaaagggttgtttctttctgctaccaaaatgctggttcccacaacatatataacacagtctgcaagggacatagtccctgaaacacacatgattgtgtgtgtcgccggtccactaacactatcattaatt
Coding sequences within:
- the bhlhe40 gene encoding class E basic helix-loop-helix protein 40 is translated as MEGITRAQPPPCASKHSSLDMTDMQGMDFPIYVYKSRRGMKRVDENKDTYKLPHRLIEKKRRDRINECIAQLKDLLPEHLKLTTLGHLEKAVVLELTLKHVKALSGLLEQQQKKIAELQNDLLITDHGGDGPEISEQMFRSGFHLCAKEVLHYLACQDASRDLAPSHVISHIHKVASEVLQQPSDAVPQSSEKPTQSTDQAPRSAEGAARNCVPVIRRTYPSGTGEQSGSDTDTDSGYGGEHDKRDAKARWSAGRGKDGEAKRTVDGVKNEGEEPGAKRSRFDSEDAPTSDGGPGSYVTFSPNQQRPLCLPFYLLPPAAAAYLPLLEKCWYPAGMPAVYPGVADAVTMDAPVLHKAFKQHTPPLTSDAKE